A single region of the Thermoanaerobacterium aotearoense genome encodes:
- a CDS encoding phosphatase PAP2 family protein: MSGVKRLIIAEDRNVFFLLNERIKCKTLDKIMPKITHIGGPYFTILSCLLLILFGKNSVKISAIQALTTLTSSHLVVQVLKRICTRPRPYMVLPEANTFKYLLRDYSFPSGHATAIFSLAVSFSFFFPDLTIVLVSLAILVSLSRIYMGLHYPSDVIIGSTVGILFSYITHMYGLMLPIL, encoded by the coding sequence GTGTCGGGAGTGAAGAGATTGATCATTGCGGAGGACAGAAATGTATTTTTTCTTTTGAATGAAAGGATAAAATGCAAAACTCTTGATAAGATCATGCCTAAAATAACCCATATAGGAGGACCGTATTTTACGATTTTGTCTTGCTTGCTATTAATTTTGTTTGGGAAAAATAGCGTTAAGATTTCGGCTATTCAAGCTCTTACTACTTTGACAAGTAGTCATTTGGTTGTGCAAGTTTTAAAGAGAATATGCACGAGGCCAAGGCCATACATGGTATTGCCTGAAGCCAATACATTCAAGTACTTGTTGAGGGATTATTCCTTCCCATCAGGTCATGCTACGGCTATATTTTCGTTGGCTGTTTCTTTTTCATTTTTCTTTCCTGATTTGACTATTGTCTTAGTAAGTTTGGCTATTTTAGTAAGCCTTTCGAGAATCTACATGGGACTGCATTATCCTTCAGATGTCATAATAGGCTCTACCGTTGGTATCCTATTTTCATATATAACGCACATGTATGGCTTGATGCTGCCTATTCTTTAA
- a CDS encoding CBO0543 family protein, with protein sequence MWYIIFSIFTVSISLFLIDRKKLKVLIPAYLLSSVIGFSLDVIFDFTLKYYYYIDAPIPNGILSFLMETFIGPPYGMIFIQYLPKGKLRYTIYMAAWILFLTAIEAVFHINRLLIYNRWNYFFSVITYIFTLLAITLQYKYLFKE encoded by the coding sequence ATGTGGTACATAATTTTTTCAATTTTTACAGTGAGTATATCGCTTTTTTTGATAGATAGAAAAAAGTTAAAAGTGCTGATACCTGCTTATCTGCTTTCATCTGTGATAGGCTTCTCTTTGGATGTGATATTTGACTTTACTTTGAAATACTATTATTACATTGATGCACCTATTCCAAATGGCATTCTGTCATTTCTGATGGAGACATTTATAGGCCCACCTTATGGCATGATTTTTATACAATACTTGCCAAAAGGGAAATTGCGCTACACCATATATATGGCTGCATGGATACTATTTCTGACTGCCATTGAAGCAGTATTTCACATAAACAGGCTTCTCATTTACAACAGATGGAATTACTTTTTCTCAGTCATAACGTACATCTTCACATTGTTAGCTATAACTCTTCAATACAAGTATCTTTTTAAAGAATAG